In one Chryseobacterium camelliae genomic region, the following are encoded:
- a CDS encoding beta strand repeat-containing protein produces MKKILFVMGIVIGSHMAFAQVPEKMSYQAIIRNAGGQVLPNQSIAIKASILQGSPAGAAVYSERLTGNTNTNGLITLEIGSGTVLTGTFNTINWSTGSYYLKTETDLAGGTNYTITGTSQLLSVPYAMFAKSAGSVSGGSFVIPYVNTFNNAGNLFSITNDGDGTSIEGVNNTTTSNIASVRGIVSNAAPGGFSSGVRGINNGTGGLGVGVYGSQAGSGWGVYGVTPNGLGIYGNSSANGYGVYANSNTGTGLNATSNNGIPANFSIYNNANSNNVIVANSVGNGTVVNVTTTGNGAGVRSSTGAGFAIHGFTSTQTSAGVVGDNNGGGEAVVGRTTSDIAGAVVGRNDGGGYGVRGFVATNTTGTGIGVYGQVGLNNSTGRAGRFENFNATNTINNTFEVETNGNGNIPDNTQGNAASFLVNNTNSVGAAVRGEVKTIFGNFGAAGIFGKSSGTGGFAGLFHASNVSGNGPALVVITDGNGNAITANASKDGNGVETNIDGAGNALYAWVPTFATGRAGKFNIFNENNTSDVITVTTVGNGIAGNFKVDRTTGTSPAVRGEVNSMFANFGTAAIYGISSGTGGYAGLFHANNPTGNGPALIAIADGNGNGITANASNTGDGIEATADGTGNAIFGWVPNFGNGRPARFVNFNTANTNPALTVETHSNGSIAVFKSGNPGTVNVARINSAGRGFFNGGTQNSGADVAEIFDVEGNISEYETGDILVISTNSDRTVEKSSEPYSTLVAGVYATKPGVLLTEEHIDTDISDKVPMGVIGVIPTKVCLEGGKIKRGDLLVTSSKSGVAMKADVKKVKIGQVLGKALQDYDQDGIGKIKVLVNIK; encoded by the coding sequence ATGAAAAAAATACTATTTGTGATGGGAATTGTGATAGGCTCACATATGGCTTTTGCACAAGTTCCAGAAAAAATGAGCTATCAAGCTATTATCAGAAACGCCGGAGGACAGGTTTTACCCAATCAGAGCATTGCTATCAAAGCGAGTATCCTACAAGGTTCTCCCGCTGGAGCAGCTGTTTACTCTGAAAGGCTTACCGGAAATACAAATACTAACGGATTGATTACCTTAGAAATAGGCTCAGGAACTGTACTTACGGGAACTTTCAATACCATAAACTGGTCAACAGGAAGTTATTATCTAAAAACTGAAACCGATCTGGCAGGCGGAACAAATTACACCATTACCGGAACAAGCCAGCTATTAAGTGTTCCTTATGCGATGTTTGCAAAATCTGCAGGAAGTGTAAGCGGCGGAAGCTTTGTCATTCCTTATGTAAATACATTTAATAATGCCGGAAATCTATTTTCAATTACAAATGATGGCGATGGAACGTCAATAGAAGGAGTTAACAATACCACTACTTCAAATATTGCTTCTGTAAGAGGTATTGTCAGCAACGCTGCTCCTGGAGGATTTTCTTCTGGTGTTCGCGGAATAAATAATGGCACAGGAGGATTGGGTGTTGGTGTTTACGGAAGCCAAGCCGGAAGCGGATGGGGCGTTTATGGTGTGACCCCTAACGGATTAGGTATTTATGGAAATTCAAGCGCCAATGGATATGGTGTTTACGCAAACAGCAATACCGGAACTGGTTTAAATGCAACCAGTAACAACGGTATCCCTGCCAATTTTTCAATTTACAACAATGCCAATAGTAATAATGTTATCGTTGCGAACTCTGTAGGAAACGGAACGGTTGTAAATGTTACCACCACAGGAAACGGAGCCGGAGTAAGAAGCTCCACAGGAGCCGGATTTGCAATCCATGGCTTTACTTCTACTCAAACTTCGGCAGGCGTTGTCGGTGATAATAATGGTGGCGGTGAAGCGGTCGTGGGTAGAACGACAAGTGATATTGCAGGAGCGGTCGTGGGCAGAAACGACGGTGGCGGTTATGGTGTAAGAGGTTTTGTAGCCACCAATACTACAGGTACAGGGATTGGGGTTTACGGACAAGTCGGATTAAATAACAGTACGGGGCGCGCTGGACGTTTTGAAAATTTCAACGCAACCAATACTATTAATAATACTTTTGAAGTAGAAACAAACGGAAATGGAAATATCCCTGACAATACCCAAGGAAACGCAGCATCTTTCTTAGTAAACAACACCAATAGTGTCGGAGCTGCAGTAAGAGGAGAAGTTAAAACCATTTTCGGGAATTTCGGAGCCGCAGGGATTTTTGGTAAATCCTCCGGAACAGGTGGTTTTGCAGGGTTATTTCACGCTTCAAATGTCTCAGGGAATGGACCTGCATTAGTTGTTATTACAGACGGGAATGGAAATGCCATTACAGCTAATGCCAGTAAAGACGGGAATGGTGTAGAAACCAATATCGACGGAGCCGGAAATGCTCTTTACGCTTGGGTTCCAACCTTTGCTACCGGACGAGCTGGAAAATTCAATATTTTCAATGAAAATAACACAAGTGATGTAATTACTGTTACCACCGTTGGAAACGGAATTGCAGGAAACTTCAAAGTTGACAGAACAACAGGAACATCTCCCGCAGTAAGAGGTGAAGTAAACTCAATGTTTGCCAATTTCGGGACTGCCGCGATTTATGGAATATCATCCGGAACTGGAGGCTATGCAGGATTATTCCATGCAAATAACCCTACCGGAAACGGACCCGCTTTGATCGCAATTGCCGATGGAAACGGAAACGGAATTACCGCCAATGCATCTAATACAGGCGATGGTATAGAAGCTACAGCTGACGGTACAGGAAATGCTATTTTCGGATGGGTACCTAACTTCGGAAACGGACGACCGGCAAGATTTGTCAATTTCAATACTGCCAATACAAATCCCGCACTTACTGTTGAAACCCACAGTAATGGTTCAATTGCTGTTTTCAAATCAGGAAATCCAGGAACTGTAAATGTTGCCCGAATCAATTCTGCTGGAAGAGGATTCTTTAACGGCGGAACCCAGAATAGCGGTGCAGACGTTGCAGAAATTTTTGATGTAGAAGGGAATATTTCTGAATATGAAACCGGAGACATCCTTGTTATTTCAACCAATTCCGACAGAACAGTAGAAAAATCTTCAGAGCCATATTCTACGCTTGTGGCTGGAGTATACGCAACCAAACCCGGGGTATTACTCACAGAAGAACATATAGATACTGATATTTCTGATAAAGTTCCTATGGGAGTTATCGGTGTAATCCCTACCAAGGTATGTCTTGAAGGAGGAAAAATTAAAAGAGGAGATCTTTTGGTAACCTCTTCAAAATCCGGGGTAGCGATGAAAGCCGATGTAAAAAAAGTAAAAATCGGGCAGGTTCTTGGCAAAGCACTTCAGGATTATGACCAAGACGGCATCGGAAAAATCAAAGTATTGGTAAACATTAAATAA
- a CDS encoding T9SS type A sorting domain-containing protein, protein MERTSIQCFFFILLLVPIFLLKAQSAVLATGADATGGNGSVSYSVGQIDYLIKGSNREISEGVQQVYEITTLSTNETSASTEKDILLYPNPFKNYLYLDFTTHNFKDSEYQLFDAQGKLIKRDKITQSKSEFDFSFLPSAMYIIRINQNGENLKTFKIIKK, encoded by the coding sequence ATGGAAAGAACATCTATTCAATGCTTCTTTTTCATACTTCTTCTTGTTCCCATTTTTCTGCTAAAAGCACAATCGGCAGTCTTGGCTACAGGAGCAGATGCAACAGGAGGCAACGGCTCGGTTTCTTACAGTGTGGGGCAAATCGATTATCTCATAAAGGGAAGCAATCGGGAGATTTCTGAAGGCGTACAGCAGGTCTATGAAATCACTACACTCTCCACAAATGAAACCTCAGCATCAACCGAAAAAGATATTTTACTTTATCCAAATCCTTTCAAAAATTATCTGTATCTGGATTTTACCACACATAACTTCAAAGATTCGGAATACCAGCTTTTTGATGCCCAGGGAAAACTTATTAAAAGGGATAAAATCACACAGTCTAAGTCTGAGTTCGACTTTTCTTTTCTTCCATCCGCAATGTACATCATCAGGATTAACCAAAACGGAGAGAATTTAAAAACATTCAAAATCATAAAAAAATAA
- a CDS encoding LytR/AlgR family response regulator transcription factor, with protein sequence MITNIKCMIIDDNELDRLFLFHHLKQYENIEIVVSFNSAEKAIPYLELPIDLLIIEANLKGMNGLEFRKLAHRIPACIFISSNSEFAIDAFELDTLDFISKPLKTERFHYSIQKLFDFIKMKEKCECFDALVGENSIKIKEGSNIYQVNITDILYLEALKDYTRIVTSEKKHCILDSLGNLLHKTTFDSFIRIHRSYAVPRHLIRSKNAHEVELTHQIKLPIGRSYKENLSFFRP encoded by the coding sequence ATGATTACCAATATTAAATGTATGATTATTGATGATAATGAACTGGACAGGCTGTTTCTGTTTCATCATCTGAAACAATATGAAAATATTGAAATCGTAGTCTCTTTTAATTCGGCAGAAAAAGCGATTCCGTATCTTGAACTTCCTATTGACCTTCTCATTATTGAAGCCAACCTTAAAGGAATGAACGGGCTGGAATTCAGAAAACTGGCTCACAGAATTCCGGCCTGCATTTTCATCAGTTCAAATTCGGAGTTTGCTATTGATGCTTTTGAGCTGGACACCTTAGATTTTATCTCAAAACCGTTGAAAACCGAACGCTTTCATTATTCAATACAGAAACTTTTTGATTTTATTAAAATGAAAGAAAAATGTGAATGTTTTGATGCTCTGGTAGGTGAAAATAGTATTAAAATAAAAGAGGGATCCAATATTTACCAGGTGAATATTACAGACATCCTTTATCTGGAAGCCTTAAAAGACTATACCCGAATTGTCACTTCTGAGAAAAAACACTGTATCCTGGATTCTCTCGGAAATTTATTACATAAAACCACTTTTGATTCTTTCATCAGAATTCACAGAAGTTATGCTGTTCCCCGACATCTAATCAGAAGCAAAAATGCTCATGAAGTAGAGCTTACTCACCAGATAAAACTTCCTATCGGCAGATCTTACAAAGAAAATCTTTCTTTTTTCCGTCCTTAA
- the hflX gene encoding GTPase HflX: MLEKKEHNYEKAVLVGVVTQHQDEEKLQEYMDELEFLAYTAGGTVDRRFTQKLTQPDSKTFIGSGKAQEIKEYVKENEIGTVIFDDELSPSQLKNLEREIEVKILDRTNLILDIFAQRAQTSYARTQVELAQYQYLLPRLTRMWTHLERQKGGIGMRGPGETEIETDRRIIRDRISLLKDKLKTIDKQMATQRNNRGKVVRAALVGYTNVGKSTLMNALSKSEVFAENKLFATLDTTVRKVVIGNLPFLLTDTVGFIRKLPTQLVESFKSTLDEVREADLLIHVVDISHESFEDHIESVNQTLMEINAHQKPMIMVFNKIDDFSYEKKDEDDLTPSTKKNISLDEWKNTWMAKSKYPTVFISALTKENFPEMKKMIYDEVMKIHISRFPYNDFLFEYFDNDEE; the protein is encoded by the coding sequence ATGCTAGAAAAGAAAGAACATAATTACGAAAAAGCGGTTTTAGTCGGCGTGGTGACTCAGCATCAGGACGAAGAAAAGCTACAGGAATATATGGACGAGCTGGAGTTTTTGGCTTATACTGCAGGAGGAACGGTAGACAGGCGCTTTACTCAAAAACTGACGCAGCCGGATTCCAAAACTTTTATAGGAAGCGGAAAAGCCCAGGAAATAAAAGAATACGTAAAAGAAAACGAAATAGGAACGGTTATTTTTGATGATGAATTGTCTCCCTCACAGCTCAAAAACCTGGAAAGAGAAATAGAAGTCAAAATTCTCGACAGAACCAACCTTATTCTCGATATTTTTGCCCAGAGAGCACAAACTTCTTATGCAAGAACCCAGGTGGAGCTTGCTCAATATCAGTATCTTTTGCCCCGACTGACAAGGATGTGGACTCACTTGGAACGTCAGAAAGGGGGAATCGGGATGAGAGGTCCCGGTGAAACGGAAATTGAAACCGACAGACGTATCATCCGCGACAGAATTTCTTTACTAAAAGATAAATTGAAAACGATCGACAAGCAGATGGCAACCCAGCGAAATAATCGTGGAAAAGTTGTACGTGCCGCTTTGGTAGGGTATACCAACGTTGGAAAATCTACGTTGATGAATGCTCTATCTAAATCTGAGGTTTTTGCAGAAAATAAATTGTTTGCAACGCTTGACACGACGGTCAGAAAAGTAGTTATCGGAAATTTACCGTTTTTATTAACAGATACGGTAGGGTTTATCAGAAAATTACCGACACAGCTGGTAGAATCATTCAAGTCTACGTTAGATGAGGTGAGAGAAGCTGACTTGCTGATTCATGTGGTGGATATTTCTCACGAAAGTTTTGAAGATCATATAGAATCTGTCAATCAGACTTTAATGGAAATCAATGCACATCAAAAACCGATGATCATGGTTTTCAATAAAATTGATGATTTCAGCTATGAGAAAAAAGATGAAGATGATTTAACACCTTCTACCAAAAAGAATATTTCTCTGGATGAGTGGAAGAATACCTGGATGGCAAAATCAAAATATCCGACGGTGTTTATTTCGGCATTAACGAAAGAAAACTTCCCGGAAATGAAGAAGATGATCTACGATGAGGTAATGAAAATTCACATCTCCAGATTCCCATACAACGATTTCCTTTTCGAGTATTTTGATAATGATGAGGAATGA
- a CDS encoding DUF4919 domain-containing protein, whose amino-acid sequence MKYIFLLYCLLISVSGFGQKSKIDFKRIEKNLQDSKSPYNYEKLIFKFRGLPKSIDTLEAQHLYYGRNFKKIVSTEDADFKNLTEAFKNKDWENSIKWGKVLYYKDPTNLDVLLILLRTYDARQDASNFVYHLSQFRVLADAIKSSGDGKTEKTAYQVNTVGDEYILLNMLSIGQDYTRGSKAVKDGMLDIWEKEDHKIYIKVLYLDY is encoded by the coding sequence ATGAAATATATTTTTCTTCTTTATTGCTTATTGATCTCGGTTTCTGGTTTTGGCCAGAAGTCTAAAATCGATTTTAAAAGAATTGAGAAAAACCTTCAGGATTCGAAATCTCCATATAATTATGAAAAACTTATTTTTAAGTTCAGGGGATTGCCAAAATCTATAGATACCCTGGAAGCACAGCATCTTTACTATGGAAGGAATTTTAAAAAGATTGTTTCGACAGAAGATGCCGATTTTAAAAATCTGACAGAAGCGTTCAAAAATAAAGATTGGGAAAACAGTATTAAATGGGGAAAAGTTCTTTACTATAAAGACCCGACCAATTTAGACGTGCTACTGATTTTGCTTCGTACCTATGATGCCCGGCAGGATGCAAGCAATTTTGTTTATCATTTGAGCCAGTTTAGAGTATTGGCAGATGCCATAAAGAGCTCGGGAGACGGAAAAACAGAGAAAACTGCATATCAGGTCAATACGGTAGGCGACGAATATATTCTGCTCAATATGTTGAGTATCGGGCAGGATTATACAAGAGGTTCAAAGGCGGTAAAAGACGGAATGCTCGATATCTGGGAGAAAGAAGATCATAAAATATACATCAAGGTTCTGTATCTGGACTATTAA
- a CDS encoding cation:proton antiporter: MELYYSFSALIVLASIFAYLNYRFLKLPSTIGIMVIAIVVSIILVFFGENFLPRTFGHLNNLMNSIDFTEVLMGAMLNFLLFAGGIHININDLKEQLRPVVIFSTAGVVISTFIVGFGMFYLLPLVGLQMPFIYCLVFGALISPTDPVAVLSVLKQANVSKSLETKVAGESLFNDGMAVVVFTVVLQLAIGKEVDLGIENIGLLLMKEAGGGLLLGVLLGWVTSRLMREVDDYIISVLVTLSVVMGGYLIARQLHISGPLTMVAAGLFMGNFNVRFKMKSITQDYLIKFWELIDEILNAVLFLFIGFELLMIKDLKHFMIPGLVAIVVVLLARFVSIWGPTKFMSLRTRFNPQTVKVLVWGGIRGGVSIALAMSIPKSEYSEIILSITYCVVVFSIIVQGLTIAKVANPKKIETEEKQQENITLDENH; this comes from the coding sequence GTGGAGTTATATTATTCATTTTCAGCTTTAATTGTTTTAGCATCAATATTTGCCTATCTTAATTACAGGTTTTTAAAATTACCAAGCACCATCGGGATTATGGTGATTGCCATTGTGGTATCTATCATACTGGTATTTTTTGGTGAAAATTTTCTTCCGAGAACTTTCGGACACCTTAATAACCTGATGAACAGCATTGATTTCACAGAAGTTTTGATGGGAGCCATGCTTAATTTTCTTCTTTTTGCAGGAGGAATCCATATTAATATCAATGATCTGAAAGAACAGTTGCGTCCCGTTGTGATATTTTCTACGGCAGGAGTGGTGATTTCAACATTTATAGTCGGTTTCGGAATGTTTTACCTGTTGCCTTTGGTTGGTTTACAGATGCCGTTCATTTATTGCTTGGTTTTCGGAGCATTAATTTCCCCTACTGATCCTGTAGCGGTTTTGAGTGTTTTAAAACAGGCAAATGTTTCAAAATCGTTGGAAACTAAAGTGGCAGGAGAATCCCTCTTTAATGACGGTATGGCGGTCGTTGTATTTACCGTTGTGCTGCAATTGGCAATAGGAAAAGAAGTCGATTTAGGAATTGAAAATATCGGACTTTTATTAATGAAAGAAGCAGGAGGAGGATTGCTGTTGGGAGTTTTATTAGGTTGGGTAACTTCCAGATTGATGCGGGAAGTTGATGATTATATTATTTCTGTCCTGGTTACACTTTCTGTCGTAATGGGAGGGTATCTTATTGCAAGACAGCTGCATATTTCAGGACCTTTAACGATGGTTGCGGCAGGATTGTTTATGGGTAATTTTAATGTAAGATTTAAAATGAAATCCATCACGCAGGATTATTTAATTAAATTCTGGGAACTCATTGATGAGATTCTGAATGCCGTATTGTTCTTATTCATCGGTTTTGAACTGCTCATGATAAAAGATCTGAAACATTTTATGATTCCGGGATTAGTGGCGATTGTAGTGGTTTTATTGGCAAGATTCGTTTCCATATGGGGACCTACGAAATTTATGTCTCTGAGAACCCGATTCAATCCGCAGACCGTAAAAGTCCTGGTTTGGGGCGGAATTCGTGGTGGAGTTTCCATTGCTTTGGCGATGTCTATCCCTAAAAGTGAATACAGCGAAATTATTTTAAGTATTACTTATTGTGTGGTTGTTTTCTCTATTATTGTTCAGGGACTTACTATTGCAAAAGTAGCAAATCCGAAAAAAATAGAAACGGAAGAAAAACAGCAGGAAAATATTACTTTAGATGAAAACCACTAA
- a CDS encoding DNA alkylation repair protein produces MIKEIEEALAVLSIPEKAEFFPRFFKTGKGEYGEGDLFLGVKVPDQRSVAKEYYAKISLEELSILLSSKYHEHRLTALFMLISKFEKTKDKKVKDEIIEFYLNHLQYVNNWDLVDSSCYKILGRYAFENQKEDLLRKLSSSEEMWHKRIAVVGTMHYVKKGFYDLTKEFVTLNLKHSHDLMHKANGWLLREMGQKNEEELLNYLNHYYKEMPRTCLRYAIEKLDEEVRQDYLKGRI; encoded by the coding sequence ATGATAAAAGAAATTGAAGAAGCTCTTGCGGTTTTATCCATTCCTGAAAAAGCGGAATTTTTCCCAAGATTTTTCAAAACCGGAAAAGGAGAGTACGGCGAAGGAGATTTGTTTTTAGGGGTAAAAGTTCCGGATCAGAGATCCGTTGCGAAAGAATATTATGCTAAAATTTCGTTGGAAGAATTAAGCATTCTGCTTTCATCAAAATATCATGAGCACCGCTTGACGGCTTTATTTATGTTGATCTCCAAGTTTGAAAAAACAAAAGATAAAAAGGTAAAAGACGAGATCATTGAGTTTTATTTAAACCATTTACAGTACGTCAACAATTGGGATCTGGTAGATTCAAGCTGTTATAAAATTCTCGGGAGATATGCGTTTGAAAATCAGAAGGAAGATTTATTAAGAAAACTTTCTTCTTCCGAAGAGATGTGGCACAAAAGAATTGCGGTGGTAGGAACAATGCATTATGTGAAAAAAGGATTTTATGATTTAACAAAAGAGTTTGTAACACTGAATTTAAAGCATTCCCATGATTTGATGCATAAAGCAAACGGCTGGTTATTGAGAGAAATGGGGCAGAAAAATGAAGAGGAATTGCTTAATTATTTGAATCACTATTATAAAGAAATGCCCCGGACCTGTCTTAGATATGCTATTGAAAAGCTGGATGAAGAGGTAAGGCAAGATTATTTAAAAGGCAGAATTTAA